The nucleotide sequence AATAATACAGTAGAAAAAGAGGGAACCTTTCTAAATTTTCTAGTCAAGTCCtaataaatactaataaattttttagaaatctgCTCAAAGGGATTGTGAAGATTGGTTAATAACAATATCTTTACAGTTTACATGTACTtggaagatttaaaaaaataaaacttacccAAATAATTGTATTATCCATCTTGTAGTATCTGTAGTAAATCTTGTGGACAACTTCTGTACAATAGATCTATCCAAACCTCCACAATAAACAGCTAAACTATGTGAAATCATTACTAATTTGGTAACACTATCCAAAGAAGGAAAGGTAAGAGGCTCCCCTTCTTCATCAGTACTGACGAGTCcatgtataattttaattatatcatcTGTATGTTTCTTTTCTAATCCCAAAAATACAGTGGTCTGATTGTGGGAAGTTTCAGGTATAGGTAAGCCTTCGGCTGCTTGCTCTAGCCGGCTAACTATTTCTGAAGCTTCAATAGCTAATTCTCCTAGActctgaaaatattatttaaattgaaaaaataatatccaaaGTTCAATAGTGAATTAGTGGGTTTAGTCAAACTAGTTATAAATTAAGTTCAAAGTGATTTATGTTAATAAAGCCGTTTATATGTTCACCAATGTATAATAAGCAAATCAAATCAACTTCAACATACAACAAATATTCCTGTATTAGCCCACGTAACTACATAGATAATGTAAATACACTTATTGGGCttaaatttgtatttacaaTATTCAGAATCTGAAGAattatatattctcatttaaGCTCTAATATTgcatatattaaaatatacataaatacatacattttttgtagtagTAGTCATATTTAAATTCACATTTCTCTACATCAAGTTTTCTTGAATATTCAGAAATTTGACGTCGAGAGTTTGATATTTACTGCAAAGAAGTTAGCTATTTCAAACGTGTCAATTGGCAACGTGGCcaaaaacttcttctttttgGATATCTTGggctaataataaaattctcttAGATACCCTTTATAACGTAAATagttcaatattgaaaaataatttctttgttttaatatatattatattgtattcAATACTGTCAATAACACATActattattaaaagaaaattagtatATTAAAAACTGAAACTTGGCAACAAAGGTTATAGTATAGACATGTGTCGCACACTGGGTAATAACTTGTAAACAAGTATTCTCGACgtatattagaaaattcataaaattgtcaaaaaggaaaaagaaaatatataaaagatattCATATCTTATTACTATTATTCAGCTTCTCAATATTGTTAATGTTTGAATTGAATACTACGTTTACCTTTcagtattaaattaatttataaatattagagaaaaaatGAGTGCCAAAGGTTGCCATCATTTGcaagtttttaagaaaaatcatTCTAATTTGGATAACCTAAAATGGATTCATGCTGTTTTTGTTGTGACGGATAGTCCAAGAAATCGAAAAGCGAAGgtaaatatttgaattcattATATTAATGTATCcgttattaaaagaaaaacaggCGATCTACTGTTTTATACACATTTCATTTATGAaactttattcataatttatgtATTCAACTGTTCTTCCATAAATCGATacaccttttatttttttgtgagcAATTGGGTTGCTGGGGATATTTACATAATACAGTGTAATAATATTCAGATATATTCCTtgaatattgtttgaaattactTAGGACTGGAGTGAACCACAGTTATTTGAAGAAATCAAATTAGATGATCAAAAACTAATTCatagtattttttatgttttagtttcaaacataattttaattattttttctaagagaATGTAATTCATTATTGGTTGTTGTTATTTCATTAACAGTAATTGTTATACTTACATAATTGTTATTTGTTACTTCAATCATTTCTATGTTTCATTAGATTTTATTAATCATATGAAtctataagtaaaattttagtacacatcaaaatatattataaagacCAATGTTGagttgaaatgttgaaaatatttctataaaaacaatttattaaaatactttgTGACTAAAGCTACATTCACTTAAAAGGGTCTCTCTATTTTGCTACATCACCAATTGTTCTCTGAGACCATACAAGTTTATCTTGGACCATCATTTTCTATTGGAGGCAAAGCCGGATTTGTTCTATGACCAAAACTACTTACCTATActtttaatgtaattttgaatttttgtatatgtatatgtttttGTACTCAAATTACAATTGTTctgaaaattgtaattttggtgataaaattataataataatgacaaactattttcacattttattcacAAGTTTGAATCAGTTCTAgttatttattatgattaaGATAAGAATAATAAGACAGAAATGagtcaatttattcaaatagttgttgttgaattattttattttttttttttagatttgtaATGCTTATTGCAGAACTTGTAGAAAGCGAGGCCCCTTATTACATGTTTGTCTAGAATGTGTCTATTTTGGTTGCCATAAACATATAAGGGATCATACAAAGCATCAAAAGCATTTGATGTCTATGGAACTTTGTTATGGGCAAATACACTGTTCATCTTGTAATGATTACATCTATGATGCTCAAGTTGATGAAATAACTATGCAAAATAAGATGCAATCtaaattgtttagaaaaaggtgaatatattatttttcatttgggTACACCTAccattattagtatttttttggaaaaataattacataaaacaattctatttcatattatgaataattttatggtcACCTTATAATGTATTTTAAGAGAATTAATCCTTTTTagatattaacattttttaagtACTGAATATCAATaagttttgttgaatattttcagaTCTCTCTATAAACttagtttatatattattactGTCAACATTTTCTCTAGTGAAGTTTTCTGAGATGCCTTTAAAAGTATGGGTTTCAGATTATTTGAATGGACATCTTGGGATGcaacagaagaagaaaaagaattaCTCCATcacagaacaaaaaaaatttgtataactCCAGAATCTACAATAGGTTTGAGAGGGTTATTAAACTTAGGAAAAACTTGTTTCGTCAATTGCATTATACAAGCTTTAATACATACTCCATTATTAAGAGATTATTTTCTTACTGAAAGACATAAATGCAACACTGCAGCTGGTGCATGTGTTGTCTGTGAAGTGTCCAAAATTTTTCAGGTGAGATACTTGAGGTTATCAGTAATGTTTTGGATATACTGAAGGGgcatttgataaataattttattaaatatttggagcaataatatattaaaattatttaataaggATTATTGTtcagaatacaaaaaaaagtggTGGTGGacatttttcttgaataatattttaatgagaGCCGAAATTGTGCTGAATCAACAGGAAGACATGATATTTATTGAAGTATAtttaaaaaggtctaagaagtgagAACTTTATGCGTAGCAAAATCGTTTtccagaaatatttgaaatagttatcgaaaaataatacatatttatctTTTAGGAATTTTACAGAGGATCTCGGGTACCATTAGCACTTCACAAATTACTGCATTTAACATGGATCCATGCGACTCATCTTGCTGGATATAAACAACAAGATGctcatgaattttttatagaaacccTAAACATTCTTCATAAACATTGTTTggataatatgcaaaaaaacaGTGAAGTTGTTCAAATGGAAAATGACAAATGTCCCTGTATTATAGATCAGATTTTTACTGGTGGTCTACAAAGTGATTTGGTGTGTAAAAAATGCAAGTAGGTATTGTTTTGGCACTTTAGTGTGAAAATAGTATCCTAGTACAATATCTTCTATAATGAAAGACCTAGTTCTATTTCAGCAATTTCAAATACTCTGTTCATCCTGTAAATGTAAAGATATCAAAATAAGCTCGAATTTCCGTAACAGTTTGTGATATTTATACAAACTACACTGTTTGATAACTCTACTCCAACCAAAttacagtttaccttcagtctctgaagaatAACTTGTTGATAACGACGAATAATATGGTGttattatgagtgttggtgcaGTGGTGATAAATAGTGTGTTTAGTAATATGACAAAGTGaataacttaataaatataGTACTTTTTATTCTATGGGTATAGTAATAGGAACTTTatttaaaactagttttattCTTAAATCTAGAAGTAGTAGTGATAGTAGTTCTTTAAACTATAATAAGAATTAATGCAAACATCCACTCTGCTTTAAACTGACATTTAATCAACTAATGGTTTGAGTTTTAATGTGATTGCTTTTGTTGCTGAATGACTACCAGCATTTAAGTTGTATATAAGCCATGCTGTTCATGACTCTTGGAAAAGTTCATACTTTAGACTTTGTTTCATTTAGTCACAGTagatttccattttatttttctcttttctattATTAGTCCTCCTACAATTTCTCCAGGATAATAAGTACATTTAGTTTATATGATTATGTTTGGGGTTTTATTTTATccaacttttttatattattatcaaacatTTTTGATTCTTGGATGACCGAAATATTTGTTGCACTTCTTTAAAAATTGGTAGGttcaataaaaattaccaacttttgtttttttataaaaatattcatgataagcgttgttcaaaaacaaatttattctattttaatacatgcactcaaatttaattaataaaaagcgTTTCACTATATCCAAAATGCTCTAGCATAGAAAATTTGGTGGAAAATTAACTGTAGCGAACATGTCGCTATACTAAGAATCTCTATCTAGTTTCACTAGAGAGCttctattttgaaaagtattatattttgttgatgaacttgttgaagaaaaatttgtaaaaaaaagtttctattcaTGTTAACTGACACCATCTTACATTGAACCAGGTGAAATTACattccaatataaaataaagttcgTCTGAGAAGTTTACTGCAAGGAAGTTAcctatatattttgaatggGCTACCTAAAAaaggtttcaaaaattatattggtGTAGATAAAAGGAGCTGTCTCACTGatacatttatatattaattaagatAGCAACCAGAtatgttatttaaaaagaatagCATGTAGAGGCCAATCTGGTATAGTAGTTCTGGtgtattatcaatattaatgtcccgagtgcatgtcaaattgtcgataatttaattttaattatgagACAaattgacatgcacgagagggcattttggcagactatttcctgagaaaaatttaatttaaaataaacttaattctgtgtttaaaatttgttattctttaaattatgaaatgaaatttcaaagtggaCAAGAGATGCAGCGGATACTATAGGAATTGAcatgaaaagaataaaagtgacaaatcacttgaaccgtgctgcggcagttactcagcttgccaaggttggggtttcagaaaatcaaattatgaaggttaccggacactcaaatcaggcctcgataaagagttacctccaagtaaatagtgaacaccacgaggaaattgtacaaaaaatgcgaaatgacagtagcgaagtaacaataagaagtggtggaagcagcatagaaacaccatcgtcagcctccagtaaagttgtatattctaattgcattttcaataattgttccttttcttaaaatataaaattaaaaccaaatgatgtttattaatcctagacgaaaatttggcactagtgcaaattatcgataatttgcactagtgcagtattatcgctgaaatttgatcgttgctaggtaaacataaaatattacagctttttggttggcttaaatttttcgaaggaaatagtctaaTACATAATGTATTAGTGTTTGTTTAAAATGAGTTCAATAGTAGTAActatttgttttctaaattttaattagCAACATTTTTTCCAGTGGTGTTTCTACTAAAATTGATCCAATTTGGGATTTTTCCTTGGATTTGGGACCTGTATCAGTTGGTGGCAGACAACCTTCTTCTCTACATGAATGTTTGGAAAGATTCACAAGAACTGAAGTTTTGGAGCAAatggagaaaatattttgttcaaactgTCAATCTTATGAAGAATCAACAAAACAGTTTACAATGAAAACTCTTCCTATAGTCGTTAGTTTTCATTTGAAACGTTTTCAGCACATTAATGAGGTatacacttttattattatattgcgAAGTTACAATTGCCCGTGCCTATAGTTTTGAATAGTCAGAGCACATTCTCCTTGGTATATTTTAATACCATTCAAGATTACCAAACAACCTATTATAATGGTTCTGATTATATCTTTGGAACTGTTTATAGTAAGTACAATTTCGAGAGATgagtttgaaattataaaaaaatttagttttgttaCTAAACattgtaattgataaaataccaataattataattcaaaataaatttcaccaCCTACCGCCCATCTTACTTAGGCTACtgctttttttgaatataattgcGTTTTTCAAGCTatggtaataattatttttcctcaAAGTTATAAACAGTTCTTAATATATGGTCAACAGTCattcttattaaaataactGGTGTATTAGTTCCAACTCTAGTTATAGTCAATTCATCTTATTTTCaggttgagaaaaaaatatcaacagtCATATCATTTCCAGAAATGTTAGACATGACACCTTTTATGAGTCGAAGCAAAGAACAGTCACCCTATCCTATTGACAATAGATATTCTCTATTTGCTGTTATTATTCACTTAGGTGCAACTATTAACATGGGTCACTACATAGCCTATGTAAGACAACAACATGATTATTGGTACAAATGTGATGATGATGTCATTATGAGAGCGAATTTAAAGGAAGTGCTTGGTTCAGAAGGGTAAGAATAATAAGTATActgctttttatattttagaaatagaTTACAGAGAAAGAGATACTCACTAGTGATTTTATTTAGAGGTTTGGTGTTTTCTTTAGGCCCCGATGTTAGATATTTCCTCTTCGAGGCTTAAATTGGgacattttttaattagatCTTTTCCAGCCACACCAGTGTGTGCTTGAAGTCGGCAATTTAGATGATAAACGAGTTCAAAAAGTTACAGATAAAAACAGAGAAATCCTGCGACAACTATGGGTGAATGAAGTACAAAAACTGACATTATTTTTTCGTGCCAACTGAATTACTTCTATGATCAGATAACCGGAATATGggtttttactttatttactATACTTGACTATTACTgtaattttcaactaaattataTTACTAAGACTTTTTTTACTGAACCTTTCTCCAttttattgatacttttttatttataattaaaaataatatatataatattggaAACACAACCCAAGTACTAATGCTGTAGATCACTTCTCTTTTTCTCTTATCTCATTTTAAGTATGTCAGTATTCCTCTTGTACCCTTTTTATTCACTGCTTTTGTTACCTTCCatatttactttgaaaatattcttcttctctCCAATTCCTTTATTTGGTTGATCCATTTCTTTCTTGGTCTTCCCTTTATTTATTAATGTGTTTCAAAGTTCTGGTATTTTTTCGTATCTACCAGTCTTCATTTTTACGATATGTCCATATCAGTTCCACTATTTCTTTTCGTGTGGATTATTGTTTCGTTACTTTTCCAATTTCTTGTAGAccataaatgaataaaaataaagtatacaAACATTTATCCAACTGTTAGTGTATAATTGATTAGCTGAAGTAATTGAATGTATTTTTCAGGTATCTCCTCTTCTATCACAAGCACGTATTGGGCtacgaataaaaatatttgtgatgAGAAAGTGATATTAAGTACGTCTTCGCAGCTGAATTGATAGAGAAAGTGAGccaaaaatattgatgataaaatataaatgtagtCCAGTCATTTGACGACAATGTTGAAACATagcaaaatatttatgtatttttttttaatttctgtttgTATTGTTTTCGAATCTGTTTATGTCAGTTTTTCAGAGGTATGCATATACCATATTTACCAAGTACCatatgaatatattataaatacagGGTCATTCTAATATCtagaaatagaatattttaaacaaaaaatgatatgTAGTAACTTTACTATTTGGAAATGTTGTATAAATTTCATATCTTAAATTTCTTGGTCTTGGTAGTAtaagtacatatttttttaatatattttttaaatttgtgttAAATTTCGTCCAAAATTATTAGTAGAttgtaaaatgttttgtatacattaattaaaatatttacatatttttttatatacataataaaaaaaattttcttcttaaaaccTTCAAAATATATGTGGAATTTATAtgacttttatttaaaaataatgttcaccTATTTGGAATGATGTCTTTGCGATCCACCTGCTACATTTCAGAACAacagttattaaaaaaagtaccacttaaaaatgattgaaaatttatttctgactagcactttagatataatttccaaattaaataaGTCCTGctttaaatataatgaatgtaTAGAGAAACGTGTTTTCACAATAATGACCAAAATTTAAAAGTATCgaaacgaattgaaataatctGCAATCATCATTTAAACAGTAACACGTCTGCTCTGACTTATGACACGTCTTCTTTTCTTATCCTTTTATTATTAGGTCTGGTTTGTTTGCTAGTATCTTTTTGTCTGAATGTACTTATGTGTCCCATATTATTGTAACTTCTTAAGTGTTTATTATTGGTTCCGGGTTATACTGGTACCAATTGTCTTCTTTAATGTTGTATTCCTTATATATATTCCAATGTAGTTGTTTTGCAAAGGTATTGTGTCGCTCCAAATATGATCATATAGCTAAAATAGGACAGCCTGCTACAATATGATGGATCGTTTTGCTAAATAACCGACACAGCCTGCATTTTTGGTTTGTGttagttttcattatttcagcTCTCATGTAATTTGTTGCAATGGCTTGGTCTTGGCACTCCGTAATAAGTGCTTCAGTTTCGGCCTCGAGGTTTGGTTCTATGAGCAAGGCCTATGTTTGCTTTTGGtttattttgcaatttctccATATAGCGGTTTGGAGCTCTatttatccattttattattattgtaaataattaagtaaattatgaaaaaagagATACATTTCGAGCTTGCGGAAGATTTTTGTTGACCTATGATTGGCGGTCGTTAATTACCACTTTGAATGGAGTAACTTTGTTCAATATGCTCTGCATTTGGTCCATTGGTTTATCACGGCTTTCTAGCTTTATTAGCTCTAGAATCCTTAGTTGACCTATCAGATTTCCCGGCTTTAATTCACTTTATGGATTTGTTTGTGGACGTCGCTAAATGCCTCTATACTATGAGGTGAAGAGAAGGCAGCTTCAGTAACGCCTCTAAGGTTGTAGTAGGGTAATTTGACATTGCCCCTGTAATACCTGATAGTTATTATAACGtggacattattttttttcatttatttttagtattttcagCAACAGAATATTCGAAATAGAACTCTTCTATTGTGACTAAATGGACAACTGATATAGGTGGTTTTGAATTTCCATAAGTAATAACACAGCTTTAAAACTATATTTCGATGAGTTTACGAACAAGAGCCATTTACAAGGAAAATGCTTGATATCAAGTTTCTAAAGATTGTAATTTTCGTTTCTTTGTCAAATAACTCCTTAAGACAGGAACCACCAGTTCTGACAGTTGCTTGGATGTAGGGTCGTTACACTGTACCTCATGGACTCCCGAAgattattatcttcattatttCCCAAAGCAATATCTTGCCAATTCAAACTTGACACAGAAAATATGGGAAAGCCACTCTTG is from Diorhabda sublineata isolate icDioSubl1.1 chromosome 1, icDioSubl1.1, whole genome shotgun sequence and encodes:
- the LOC130445154 gene encoding ubiquitin carboxyl-terminal hydrolase nonstop encodes the protein MSAKGCHHLQVFKKNHSNLDNLKWIHAVFVVTDSPRNRKAKICNAYCRTCRKRGPLLHVCLECVYFGCHKHIRDHTKHQKHLMSMELCYGQIHCSSCNDYIYDAQVDEITMQNKMQSKLFRKRLFEWTSWDATEEEKELLHHRTKKICITPESTIGLRGLLNLGKTCFVNCIIQALIHTPLLRDYFLTERHKCNTAAGACVVCEVSKIFQEFYRGSRVPLALHKLLHLTWIHATHLAGYKQQDAHEFFIETLNILHKHCLDNMQKNSEVVQMENDKCPCIIDQIFTGGLQSDLVCKKCNGVSTKIDPIWDFSLDLGPVSVGGRQPSSLHECLERFTRTEVLEQMEKIFCSNCQSYEESTKQFTMKTLPIVVSFHLKRFQHINEVEKKISTVISFPEMLDMTPFMSRSKEQSPYPIDNRYSLFAVIIHLGATINMGHYIAYVRQQHDYWYKCDDDVIMRANLKEVLGSEGYLLFYHKHVLGYE